The Vicia villosa cultivar HV-30 ecotype Madison, WI linkage group LG1, Vvil1.0, whole genome shotgun sequence genome includes a region encoding these proteins:
- the LOC131635109 gene encoding NEP1-interacting protein-like 2 isoform X2, producing METGRNETPFLVFRFVSKFLLCAISGTLTACFAVAGALTGAIAGALAAKATKSGFLRGVSLGAIAGAILSVEVLEASRAYWCMEQTGSRGTSSMADFIEELVRGRLVEESLTPAILTAYNLQFEQVGIANNAGYDEIHDVHSLIASRGLSGDSLSKLPHHTILKDMKAEDTFCAICLQDMEVGEVARSLPHCYHTFHLICVDKWLVKNDSCPICRQNV from the exons ATGGAAACTGGACGAAACGAAACACCCTTTTTGGTTTTTCGTTTTGTCTCTAAATTTTTATTATGCGCCATCTCTGGAACTCTTACAGCATGTTTTGCCGTTG CTGGGGCTTTAACAGGAGCTATAGCTGGTGCTTTAGCAGCTAAGGCTACAAAGAGTGGTTTTCTCCGGGGAGTTTCATTAGGGGCCATTGCCGGGGCTATACTCTCGGTCGAGGTATTGGAAGCTTCCCGGGCCTACTGGTGTATGGAGCAAACTGGTTCGCGAGGAACGTCATCTATG GCAGATTTCATAGAGGAACTTGTTCGTGGAAGACTTGTAGAAGAATCGCTTACTCCTGCTATTTTAACTGCTTACAATTTGCAA TTTGAGCAGGTTGGAATCGCTAATAACGCTGGTTATGATGAGATTCACGATGTTCATAGCTTAATAGCATCCAGAGGATTGTCAGGAGATTCATTGAGTAAGCTACCGCACCATACGATCTTGAAGGACATGAAGGCAGAGGATACTTTCTGTGCAATATGTTTACAG GATATGGAAGTAGGTGAAGTTGCAAGAAGCTTACCTCATTGTTACCATACATTTCACTTGATATGTGTGGATAAATGGCTTGTGAAGAATGATTCATGTCCTATTTGCAGACAGAATGTGTAG
- the LOC131635109 gene encoding NEP1-interacting protein-like 2 isoform X3, giving the protein METGRNETPFLVFRFVSKFLLCAISGTLTACFAVAGALTGAIAGALAAKATKSGFLRGVSLGAIAGAILSVEVLEASRAYWCMEQTGSRGTSSMFEQVGIANNAGYDEIHDVHSLIASRGLSGDSLSKLPHHTILKDMKAEDTFCAICLQDMEVGEVARSLPHCYHTFHLICVDKWLVKNDSCPICRQNV; this is encoded by the exons ATGGAAACTGGACGAAACGAAACACCCTTTTTGGTTTTTCGTTTTGTCTCTAAATTTTTATTATGCGCCATCTCTGGAACTCTTACAGCATGTTTTGCCGTTG CTGGGGCTTTAACAGGAGCTATAGCTGGTGCTTTAGCAGCTAAGGCTACAAAGAGTGGTTTTCTCCGGGGAGTTTCATTAGGGGCCATTGCCGGGGCTATACTCTCGGTCGAGGTATTGGAAGCTTCCCGGGCCTACTGGTGTATGGAGCAAACTGGTTCGCGAGGAACGTCATCTATG TTTGAGCAGGTTGGAATCGCTAATAACGCTGGTTATGATGAGATTCACGATGTTCATAGCTTAATAGCATCCAGAGGATTGTCAGGAGATTCATTGAGTAAGCTACCGCACCATACGATCTTGAAGGACATGAAGGCAGAGGATACTTTCTGTGCAATATGTTTACAG GATATGGAAGTAGGTGAAGTTGCAAGAAGCTTACCTCATTGTTACCATACATTTCACTTGATATGTGTGGATAAATGGCTTGTGAAGAATGATTCATGTCCTATTTGCAGACAGAATGTGTAG
- the LOC131635109 gene encoding NEP1-interacting protein-like 2 isoform X1 yields the protein METGRNETPFLVFRFVSKFLLCAISGTLTACFAVAGALTGAIAGALAAKATKSGFLRGVSLGAIAGAILSVEVLEASRAYWCMEQTGSRGTSSMVGDYFIEELVRGRLVEESLTPAILTAYNLQFEQVGIANNAGYDEIHDVHSLIASRGLSGDSLSKLPHHTILKDMKAEDTFCAICLQDMEVGEVARSLPHCYHTFHLICVDKWLVKNDSCPICRQNV from the exons ATGGAAACTGGACGAAACGAAACACCCTTTTTGGTTTTTCGTTTTGTCTCTAAATTTTTATTATGCGCCATCTCTGGAACTCTTACAGCATGTTTTGCCGTTG CTGGGGCTTTAACAGGAGCTATAGCTGGTGCTTTAGCAGCTAAGGCTACAAAGAGTGGTTTTCTCCGGGGAGTTTCATTAGGGGCCATTGCCGGGGCTATACTCTCGGTCGAGGTATTGGAAGCTTCCCGGGCCTACTGGTGTATGGAGCAAACTGGTTCGCGAGGAACGTCATCTATGGTTGGTGATT ATTTCATAGAGGAACTTGTTCGTGGAAGACTTGTAGAAGAATCGCTTACTCCTGCTATTTTAACTGCTTACAATTTGCAA TTTGAGCAGGTTGGAATCGCTAATAACGCTGGTTATGATGAGATTCACGATGTTCATAGCTTAATAGCATCCAGAGGATTGTCAGGAGATTCATTGAGTAAGCTACCGCACCATACGATCTTGAAGGACATGAAGGCAGAGGATACTTTCTGTGCAATATGTTTACAG GATATGGAAGTAGGTGAAGTTGCAAGAAGCTTACCTCATTGTTACCATACATTTCACTTGATATGTGTGGATAAATGGCTTGTGAAGAATGATTCATGTCCTATTTGCAGACAGAATGTGTAG